The Pseudomonas sp. LFM046 region ATTTCCGGCCGCGAACAAGCCCATCGTAGCCGCTGCACGCCTGCCGGACCGCTACCTCATCACCCCCGACGATATCGAGCCCCAGGCGCTGCTGGCGGGCCTCAAGGCGGCGCTGGCCAGTGGCGTGCGGCTGGTGCAACTGCGGGCGCCAAAGATGTTCGATGCCCAATACCGTGACCTGGCGGTGGACGTCCAGGGCCTATGTGCGGGCAAGGCCCAATTGATGCTCAAGGGGCCGCTGGAGTGGCTGGGCGATTTCCCCGCCGCCGGCTGGCACCTGACGGCCGACCAGTTGCGCAAATACGCCCCCAATGGCCGCCCTTTCCCCCGGGAACGCTGGTTGGCCGCTTCCTGCCACAGCCTCGAGGAGTTGCAGCTGGCGGCGGCCATGGAAGTGGACTTCGTCAGCCTTTCGCCCGTGCAGGCCACCCAGACCCATCCCGAGGCCGAGCCCCTGGGCTGGGACCGCGCCACCGAGCTTCTCCAGGGCTTCAACCAACCCGTCTACCTGTTGGGCGGTGTCGGTCCCGCCGACCTGGAGCGTGCCTGGCAGGCCGGCGCCCAGGGTGTTGCGGGGATTCGGGCGTTCTGGCCCGCATGAGGGTAGGGCAGGCCTCCGGCCTGCTCAGCGATAGAAATCGCCCCCACAGGGCGATAAGGTCGGTGCAGGCGCGAGTCACCCCTTCTTCGCCGCCTCCCACAACACTTCCTCCACTCCCTGCCGACGTGCGATCAGTCGGGCGGCGACGAACAGCAGGTCGGAGAGGCGGTTGAGGTAGGCCAGCAGCTCGTCCCGCAGCGGCTCTTCCCGGTTCAGTGTCTGGGCGCGGCGTTCGGCGCTGCGGGCGAAGCTGCGGCACACATGGGCCTGCGCCACCAGGCGCGAGCCGCCGGGGAGGATGAAGTTCTTCAAGGGACCCAGCTCGTCATTCCAGCGGTCGATGGCCGTCTCCAGCCGCTCGATTTCCGGGCGATCCAGCACCTGGTATTCAGGCATCGCCAGTTCGCCGCCGAGGTCGAACAGACGGTGCTGGCAGGGCGCGAGCACCGAAATCACCTCGGCGAGCCCCGGCCAGCGCTCCTGACCCTCGGTCAGATCCGCCAACAGCAGTCCAAGCTGGCTGTTCAGGGTATCCACTTCGCCGATGGCCTCGATCCGAGGGTGGTCCTTGGGGACGCGGCGGTCGCTGGAGAGGCCGGTTTCGCCCTTGTCGCCGGTGCGGGTGTAGATCTTCGAGAGGCGGTTGCCCATTTCAGGTTCCTGCAGTCGTGGCACTGGAGGTCAGCGGCAGGCGCAGGGTGAAACAGGTGCCCTGGCCGGGCTTGGACTGCACTTCCATCTGGCCCTTGTGGTTGTTGGTGATGATGAAATACGAGACCGACAAGCCGAGCCCCGTGCCCTGGCCCACTTCCTTGGTGGTGAAGAAGGGCTCGAAGATACGTTTGCGCACGGTTTCCGGGATGCCCACGCCGTTGTCTTCCACCTGGATTTCCGCCCACGGCGGGCTCAGCCGGGTCCGCAGGGTGATGCGACCTTCCTCGTCATCCTCGCGCAGGTGGATGGCTTGGGCGGCGTTCTTCAGCAGGTTCAGCAGCACCTGCTCCAGTTCGTTGGCGGTACCGGGAACCGGGCCCAGCTCCGCGTCAAACTCGCGGACGACCTGCAGGCCCTTGAAGTCGAAACCCTCGGTGAGGTCGAAGTCGTTGCTTGCGATCTCCAGGGCCTGGTCGATCAGCACCGGCAACTGGCACGGCGCCAACTGGCGATTGCTGCGACGGCTGAAGGCGAGCATGTGGCTGACGATCTTCGCAGCGCGGGCGCCGGCCTGGTGGATGTCATCCAGCAGCTTGGGCACCTCGCGGGCGTTCAGGTACTGGTTCACCACTTCCAGGCTGATGCCGTTGATGGCGGCCTGTTCCTGGTTGCGATCGAGCTCCGGCGAGATGCGTCGACGAATGTTCTGCACGTTGTGCAGGATAGCGCCCAAGGGGTTGTTGATCTCGTGGGCCATGCCGGCTGCGAGGCCGCCCACCGAGAGCATCTTTTCCGACTGCACCATCAGTTCTTCCATGGACAGGCGCTGAGTGATGTCGTCGATGCGGATCACCACACCACGCCCGGTGCCGCCCATCAGCGGGTAGAAGGTCAGCGCGTAGTGGTGGACGTTTTCGCCCACGAGCCAACTGACCCGTTCGACTTTTTCCACCTTGTGCTTTTCGGCGGTCAGGCGGATCTGCGGCAGGAAGGGCTTGAGCGATGGGAAGGCCAGGAATACCGGCTGGTTGAGCGCATCGTCCATCGGGGTGCCGGAGAGGGCGCTGGCTTCCTGGTTCCACTGGGTGACGTAGAGCTGCTCGTCCAGGGCGATGAGCGCCGAGGGCATGGAGTCGATGATGCTGTTGAGGTAGTTCTGAAAGCCCGTGAGCTTTTTCTCGATCTTGCTGCGCACCTGCACTTCCAGCTCCAGCTTGCGGTTGGAGTGGCGGGTTTCCTCGGCCAGCTCGTGGGCCTGGTCGAAGGCGGCCTGGGCGTCGTCGCGGGCGCGCTTGAGCTGCTGTTCGCGGGCCTCGATGCGGCTGAGCATGGTGTTGAAGGCGTCGGCCAGGCTACCGATTTCGTCTCGATTGCCCCGTGGCGCGCGCAGTGAGTAGTTCTCCTCGCGGGTGACCTGGCGGGAAAGCTCCTCCAGACGGCGGATCGGGCGGGTGACCATGCGCTTGATCTGCCGCGCCACCAGCAACCAGAGCAGCACGCTGCAGGCAAGGATGGCCAGGCTCGCGGTCAGGGTGCCGGTGTAGAACACGCTGGGCAGCTCGCTGGACGCTATCAGCAGCAGGTGGCCGGGCTGCCGCCCGGGGACGGGCAGTTCCGCGAGGTGGGTGGTGCGGAATTCCCGCAGGCGCCAGTTGGAAATGTCGCTGGCCTTCAACGGCAGGTCGAGCGGCTCCCTACGCTGTAACTGGGCCAGCAGGTGGCCGTCGCTGTCGTAGAGGGCGGCGGCGCGCAGAGGCGTGTAACCCTCAAGGCGCTGCAGCATCTTCTTGCCGTTTTCTTCGGACGCCAGCGCGTCCGGGCCGAGGGACGAGGTGGCGAAAAGCCGGCCGAGGGTTTCCAGGCCCTGGGGGGCCACGCTTTCCTGGGAGATCCAGTAGGCGGCGCTGATGAAGGCCAGGTTGGCAATGAGCAGGACGGTGGCAAGCAGAACGAGCAGGGCGGCGAGCAGTTTGCGGCCGACCGACAGGTTCTCGAGGCGTTGACGCAGGCTGGTCAAGGGGGCAGATATCCGCGGCTGGGCTGAAAGGCAGGTTAGCGCGGGGTCAGGTGACGGGCAATCCACGCTGAAGCAGGTGGGCCTTGAGGCGTGTGTGCAGGCTCTCCAGGTGGGGCAGGTTGAGCCGGTGACGGGCTGCGGTGGCGCAGGCGTGGCCCAGCAGGTAGCTGATCTCGGTGCGCCGACCGTTGGCGACATCCTGGTACATGGAGGAGTAATTCGCCGCGGTGGCCTGGATCACCCGCAGCACCTCGTCGTGCAGGCCTTCGGCGGCGTCGGGCTGTCCGCAGCGCTGCAGCAGCTCGGCCAGTTCGGTGCATAGCACGCTGACCTCCGCCGGGTGCTCGGCGAGTCCGCCGTTGCGGCAGTCGTGCAACACGGTAAGGGGATTGATGGCGCAGTTCAGCGCCAGCTTGCGCCACAGCCGGGAGAGGATGTCCGGCGTCCAGCCGTGGGGGATTCCAGCCTGTTCCAGTTCCGCCAGCCAGGCCGGCGCTTCGGGGCGCAGCGGGTCGCCGAGCCAGGTGAACCCGTGGCCAGCGAATACCACCCGGAAGTCCCCGTCCCGAAAGGCCCCTTCGGTGCTGGAGGCGAGCACACAGCGCGCATGAGGCAGCTTCAGGGCCACGGCGTCCTGGCTGCCCAGCCCGTTCTGCAGCAGGACCAGTTCGGCGCCGGGGGCCAGGCGCGGCAGCAGGGGCTGGACGGCGGCTTCTGCGTCGTAGGCCTTGCAGGCCACCAGCAGGCGGCTGATGGGGCTGGTGCTGCTGGGCAATTCGGCGGGAATGGCATACTGCCGCGCCTCGCCCTGTTCCACCAGGGTCAGGCCACCGCCTGCTTCATAGGTCTTGAGCCGGGCGCGGTCACGCAGGACCAGGCGCACGGGCAGGCCTGCGCGGGTCAGGCGGGCAGCCCAGAGGCTGCCAAGGCTGCCGGCGCCGAGGATATGCCAGGTCATGGCTGGGGCAGGCGCAGGGCCGTCACTCGGCCGCTGGCGTAGGCCTCTGGGAGCATGGCGGAGGCCTTCTCCAGCAACTCTTCGACATCCAGGGGCAGGGCTTTGGTATCCAGGCCCACCAAGGCGATGCCGGCCTTGAGGGTGATAAAGCCTTCACTGGTCTTGAAGGCCTTCAGGTTCAGGCCTTCATGGAGGCGGCGGAAGCTGCTCGGCGAGCATTCGTGAAGGTCGTCGAGCAGGGTGATCAGGCCGAACTGGTTGTCGTCCAGGCGGGTCAGCACATCCAGCGGACGCACCAGTTGCTGCAGGCGCCGTGCGACGCCGTGCAACAGCTCATTGAAGAAGGTTTCGCCGTACTGCTGGCGCAGCTGCGGAGCATCCAGCAAGCCAATCTGCAAGTAGCACAGGGCGCCGCCGCGGGACTCCACCTGGCGCAGGCTGTCGGCCAGCTTCTGCCGCAGGTAGCGCGGGTTGCCGAGGCCGGTGAGGGAGTCCACCAGGTTGCGTTGTTCCAGGGCTGCGATGTTCTGGGTAAGCAGGCGGTTCTCCTGCAGCAGGCGATGCAGGGTGTTGCACAGACGGTCCGCGGCGAAGATCCGGGGCACCAGCTGTTCGCTCATCTCCGCCTTGCTGATGAAGTCGTCCACACCCCGGTCGAAGGCCTCGCTCAGGACATTGTCGCCCTCCTTGCCGGTCAGCAGGATGATGTAGCTGTAGTGATCGGTCATCTCATCCAGCTGGCGCACCCGCGCGGTCAATTCCAGGCCATCGATCTCCGGCATCAGCCAGTCGGCGAGGATGACGTTGGCCGGCTTGTGTTCCAACAGGTTCAGGGCTTCGCTGGCGCTGCTGGCGAAGCGCACGTCCTGGTACCCCGCCTGGCTCAAGGTGCGGCCGATCATGGCGCTGGAGAACTTCGCATCGTCCACCACCAGGATACTGAGATAAGGATTGGGCATTTGGCAGGCTCGCAAGGGGGGTGGGACAGCGGGATATGGCGTAATGATATCAAGCCTCGTTCAGGTTGCCTTGTCGCCCTACCGTTCTGCCGGTTACGGACTGCTGGGGACGGCCCCCATAAAAGGTGGCTTGTCGCTCGGTTATAATGGGTGCGCATTTTTAACCGTCAAGCCAGGCGCTCTCATATCCGTGATGCAGATCGCGCCTTCTATCTGGAGGAATCCCATGCCCTCGTTCGACGTGGTGTCCGAACTGGACAAGCACGAAGTCACCAACGCCGTCGACAACGCCATCAAGGAGCTCGATCGCCGCTACGACCTGCGCGGCAAGGGCACTTTCGAGTTCAAGGAGCTGACGGTCACCCTCACGGCCGAAGCCGACTTCCAGCTGGAGCAGATGCTGGAAATCCTCAAGCTGGCCCTGGTCAAGCGCAAGATCGATGTCCAGTGCCTGGAGATCAAGGATTCCTACGCGTCCGGCAAGGTCGTGAAACAGGAAGCCGTACTGCGCGAAGGCATCGACAAGGAACTGGCGAAAAAGATCGTCGCGCACATCAAGGAAAGCAAACTGAAGGTCCAGGCCGCCATCCAGGGCGAGCAGGTCCGCGTGACCGGCAAGAAGCGTGACGACCTCCAGGAAGCCATCGCTGCCCTGCGCGCCAAGGAGTTCGGCATGCCCCTGCAGTTCAACAACTTCCGCGACTGAGCGGAACCTTCGCGACCGATTCGCGTCGCAACCCTGTGTTCGTTTGAACCTTTGCCGCCATGGTTTGTCCATGGCGGCCTGGTTTTGCATTGCTGACAATAGCGCGGGAGAACCCCATGGAAATGAACGTCGACCAGTTGGTGAAAGTATCCGAGGCCTGGTTGCCCATTGTGCTTGAGTACAGCGGCAAGCTGGCGCTGGCCCTGATCACCCTGCTGGTGGGCTGGTGGCTGATCAATCTGCTGACCGGCAAGGTCGGCGCCCTGATGCAGCATCGCCGGGTCGACCGCACCCTGCAGGGCTTCATCGGCAGCCTGGCCAACATCATTCTGAAGATTCTGCTGCTGGTCAGCGTGGCGTCGATGATCGGCATCGAAACCACCTCCTTCGTCGCCGCCATCGGTGCCGCCGGCCTCGCGATCGGCCTGGCGCTGCAGGGCAGTCTGGCGAATTTCGCCGGCGGTGTGCTGATCCTGCTGTTCCGCCCCTTCAAGGTCGGTGATTTCATCGAGGCCCAGGGCGTGTCCGGGACCGTCGACCATATCCAGATCTTCCACACCGTGCTGCGCACCGGTGACAACAAGACCGTGATCGTGCCCAACGGCAGCCTGTCCAACGGCATCATCACCAACTACTCGAAGCAGGAGACCCGCCAGGTGCTCTACGACGTGAAGGTGGACTACTCCTCCGACCTGTCGAAGGCTCGCGACGTGTTGCTCAAGCTGGCCCGTGACCCCCGTGTGCAGCGGGAGCCGGAACCGGTAGTGGTGGTATCCGCCCTGGGCGATAGCTCCATCAATCTGTCCCTGCGCCTCTGGACGTCCAATGCGGACTACTGGGGCGTGATCTTCATGCTCAACGAGAACGTGCGCGACAGCCTGCGCGCCGCCGGTGTCGAACTGGCGCAGCCGCCGCGCATGGTCCAGGTGGTGCCGGGCTGAGGTTCGGCGGGCAAGAAAAAGGCCGGCAATTGCCGGCCTTTTTCATGTCTGCGGATCAGGGTTGCTCGGTAGACCCGGGAGCATGAGGAGCCTGCGGGGCGTCGGGGGAACCATTCTCCTTCGGCTGCCGGCGGTCGCGGCCCCACTGGATGACGATCAGCACCAGGGTGGGAATGCCCAGCAAGGCGGTGACCATGAAGAAGCTGTGGTATCCCAGGCTTTCCACCATCACGCCCGAGTAGCCACCGATCAGGCGCGGCAGCAGCAGCATGATCGAACTGAGCAGGGCGTACTGGGTGGCGGAGAACTTCAGGTTGGTCAGGCTCGACAGGTAGGCGACGAATGCCGAGGTGGCCAGGCCCGCACTGAAGTTGTCGCAGGAAATGGTCAGGATCAGCATGTTCAGGTGCGGGCCCATGTCGCTCAGGGCCACGAACATCAGGTTGGTGGCCGCCGAGCTGAGGCCGCCGATGAAGAGGATCGGCAGGATGCCGAAGCGCACGATGAGCAGGCCACCGGCGGCCGCGCCGAGTAGCGTCATCACCAGGCCGAAGAGCTTGCTGACGCTGGCGATCTGCTCCTTGGTAAAGCCCTGGTCGATGTAGAAGACGTTGGCCATTACGCCCATCACCGTGTCGGACATCCGATAGGTGGCGATCAACCCGAGCAGCAGCAGGGCCTGCCAGCGGTAGCGCTGGACGAACTCGCTGATGGGGGTCAGGACCGGCGCCATCAGCAGGCGGCCGGCGGCGGAGAAGCAGGCCAGGGTGATCAGCAGGAACATCGTCCCGCGAGGCCAGGCGCCGGTAGAGAACGCCTTCGCCGCGGCAGCGATGGTCACCAGGATGACGATCAATACGATGATCGACACCGTCTGGTGGACGAAGTCGAAGTTGGGCATCACCTTGCCCCGTGCAGCCACCAGCAACTGGCGGCGTTGCTGGCTGAGCAGATCGCGCACCGGCAGGATCTGGCGCATGCCCCAGGGCGACAGGCAAGTGATCAGGAAGATCGCGTAGAGCGCGGCGCGGGGCCAGGCGCGGTCCAGCATGCCGGTGATCATCGCCGGCAGGGAGATCAGCATCACCAGCAGGATCAGCACCGACGACAGCTGATGCTTGAGCTTGAAGCGCGAGGGGTTGCCCTGGGTCGGAAGGTCCACCAGCGGCTCGCGCATCCACAGGCTGGTGATCAGCCCCGGCAGCATCAGCAGCGCGAACAGCAGGTAGGTCCCGGCCCAGGCGCCATATTCATAGACCGTGACGCTGGAGCCGAACCATTCGGCAAAGTAGAGCGCGCCAGCAGTGGCCAGCAGCGCCGAGACCCGATAACCGGTCATGTAACTCGCGGCCAGGGCGGCCTGGCGGCTGTCTTCGGCGATTTCCAGGCGGTAGGCGTCGATGGCGATGTCCTGGGTGGCGGATGCAAAGGCCACCAGCACCGCCAGGGCGATCAGCCAGGTGAGGTTGGTTTGGGGGTCACACAACGCCATCCCCACCAGCCCGAGTCCCACCAGTGCCTGGGAAAGCACCAGCCAGGAACGGCGGCGACCGAGACGGCCCAGCAGTGGCAGGCGCCATTGGTCGAGCAGCGGCGACCAGATCCATTTGAAGGCGTAGGCCAGGCCGATCAGGCTGGCGAAGCCGATGGTTTCGCGGGATACCCCGGCCTCGCGAAGCCAGACGGAAAGGGTGGAAAACACCAGCATGTACGGCAGGCCGGCGGCGAAGCCCAGCAACAGCAGAGAAAGGGTGGCCGGCGTGGCATAGGCGGCGATGGCTTCGCGCCAGGAACGATGGGACATTAGCGGTGCGGTCCGAAAGGCGTAGGGCTGGGCATGAGGCGGCTCACGGCGTCCAGGATGGGGGCTGAAGACAAGGCAGCGCGCACTCTAACCCTTGGGCGGCATGGGATGCCAGCCGTGCCGACGCATGTCCACCCGATCGTTCTGGATACTGACACCTTCGGCTCGCAAACGTGCCCGCTGCTCGTTGCCGGAAGGCGTGCCCACCGCCAGGCTGAAGCGTCCGCCGGCCCCGAGCACCCGGTGCCAGGGCAGTTGGGTGCCTGCCGGCAATTGGCTCAGGGTCCGCCCGACCCAGCGTGCGGCGCGACCCAGGCCGGCCAATTCCGCCAACTGACCATAAGTGACCACCTTGCCTTCCGGAACCTGGCCCAGGGTCAGGTACAGCGCCTCGCGCCGACGTTCCGCGCTGGCTGTCGGCAAGTCCGCCCACGCTTGCTCAGGCACCTCTTTGCTCTTCTTTCTACCGACCATGCTGCTCCCTAGCCTTAGTACATTCGCGACAGCCAGCATAGTCGCACCGTCACGGCGGCAGGGCACGCTCATCGATTTTCCGGAACTCGACGGGAGCTGGTCGGTCAGTCCTTGCTCTGCTGTCGGTCATAGGGATAATGCCCGGCTTTTTTTGAGATCCAGAACCAAAGAAGCCGTTTTATGTTGTCCAGATCCATGTTTTGCCTGGCGCTCGCCGCCGCTTCCACCGCCACCTTCGCCGACACCGTCTGGATGAAGAATGGCGACCGACTCACCGGCACCATCCGCGTCTTCGATGGCGGCAAGCTTGTGCTGCAAACCGAATACGGCGGCACCATCCCGCTGGACTGGAAGAAGGTCGCCACCCTGGAAAGCGACCGCGAGCTGCTGATCAAACAGGGGGATCTCGACGGCGAGCGTGCCAAGTCCCTGCACCGGTCCGAGGATGGCAAGGTGATCCTTGCCAATGGTGAGGCGCCCAAGGAAGTGGAGCTGGCCAGTATCGAGCAGATCATGAAGCCCAAGCCCCTGGTGGAGGACCTGACCTGGAGCGGCAACGTCGACCTCTCCCTGGACTACAAGCGCGCCGAGTCGGACACCGACGACTACGAAGTCGACTTCAAGACCAAGGCCCGCCACGGTCGCTGGCGCCACAACGCCTCGGGCGAGTTCAACCGCGAATTCACCGATGACGAGAAGACCACGGACAACTGGGAAACCGAGTACGCGCTCGATCGCTTCATCACCGACAAGTTCTTCTGGCAGGGCCGTGGTGAGTACAAGCGCGACAAGATCGAGGATCTCGAACGCCAGCGCACCCTGGGTACCGGCCCCGGCTACCAGTTCTGGGATGACGAACTGGGGGCCTTCTCCCTCGCCGCCCTGGTCAACCGCAGCGATTACCAGTTCGCCAGCGGCGAAGAGGAAAACTTCTACGCCGTCAGTACGAAGTGGGACTACAACCGCTACCTGGTGGGCAAGACCGTGGAGCTCTTCACCAGCGGCGAAGTCGGCCGTCCCCTGGACAACACCGCCGACTACGCGCTGGATGCCGAAGCGGGCCTGCGCTACAAGCTGACCGACTGGGCCTCCCTCAACGTGAAGGCGGAGAAGGACCAGGTCGCCGGCGCCAAGGACGAACTCGACGAGACCCGCTACACCGTGGGCTTCGGCGTGGGCTGGTAAACCTCTTCGCTCCCGCAATGGTGGACGCCGCAACGCGGCCTTACACCCAGGCGCCATTCCCGTACATCGTCGTCGCATTCCCCTTGCTGATAAAGACTTTAAAGTCCAGTATGGACAAATAGTTTATATCCGCTTTGGGAGCGTCCCCATGTCCAGCACCCCGCCCCTCGTCCTTCAGCAAGCCGAAAGCCGTCGTCTCCTCCAGCAGGTCGACGTGCACCAGGCCATGCGCAGCATGTTCCTGGACCTCGCCGCCGGCGAAGCCATCCAGCCGGCCCAGCAACTGGTGGAGTTCCCCAATGCCGCCGGTGACTTCATCAACTACCTGGGTGTGCTGGCCAAGGAGAAGGTCTACGGGGTCAAGACCTCGCCCTATATCAAGAAGCCCGAGGGCGCCCTGGTCACCGCCTGGACCCTGCTGATGTCCATGGAAACCGGCCAGCCCTTGCTGCTCTGCGATGCCGGCGAGCTGACCACCGCGCGCACCGCCGCCACCACCGCGGTGGCGGTGGACACCCTGGCCCCCGAAGGGGCGCGCCGCCTCGCGGTGATCGGCAGCGGTCCGGTGGCCCGCGCGCACCTGCACTACGTAAAGGGGCTGCGTGACTGGCAGCGCATCGCTGTGTTCTCGCCGGCTTTGGCCGGGGATGCCGAGGTGCGGGCGCAGTTGCTCGCCCAGGACCCGCGCGTGGATATCTGCACCAGCCTTGAAGCGGCCGTGGCCGATGCCGACGTGGTGATGCTCTGCACCTCTTCCGCCGGGCCGGTGTTGGACCCGCGCAGTCTGGCCAAGCCCGCCCTGATCACGTCCATCAGCACCAACGCCCCGCGCGCCCACGAAGTACCGCCGGAGACCTTGGGCGAAATGGAGGTGTACTGCGATTACCGCGCCACCACGCCGGGCTCTGCCGGCGAAATGCTGCTGGCCGCCGAGCGCCACGGCTGGAGCCGCGAAGCCATCCGTGGCGACCTGCCGGATCTGGTCAGCGGCAAGGTGCCACGGCCTGACTACCGCCGCCCGGTATTCTTCCGCTCCATCGGCCTCGGCCTCGAGGACATGGCCCTGGCCAACGCCCTCTATCATCTTCAGCGCTCGGGCCAGTGAGGTGACCCCATGAACCAGGCCGACTTCATCATCATCGGTGCCGGCATCGCCGGCGCTTCCACCGGCTTCTGGCTGTCTCGCCACGGTCGGGTGCTGGTCCTGGAGCGCGAGGAACACGCCGGCTATCACTCCACCGGCCGTTCCGCCGCGCTCTATACGGTGGCCTACGGCACGCCGCAGGTCCGCGCCCTGACCGCCGCCAGCCGCGCCTTCTTCGACGCACCGCCGGAAGGCTTCAGCGAACACCCCCTGCTCACGCCCCGTGGCGAAATGGTGGTGGACTTCACCGGCGATCCCGACGAGCTGAAGCGCCAGTTCGACAGCGCCCTGGAAAACGTCGCCGAAATGCAAATGCTCACCCCGGACGAGGCCTGCGCGCTGGTGCCGGTGCTGCGCCGGGACAAGGTACAGGGCGCCATGCTCGACCCCAGCGCCGCCGATATCGACACCGATGCCCTGCACCAGGGCTACCTGCGCGGCATCCGTCGCAACGGCGGGGAGATACGGCACAGCTGCGAAGTGACGGGCGTCCAGCGCCAGGACGAGCAATGGCGGGTCAGCACCAGTCAGGGAGACTTCCAGGCACCGGTCCTGATCAACGCCGCTGGCGCCTGGTGCGACCAGCTGGCGCAACTCGCCGGCGTCCAGCCCCTGGGCTTGCAGCCCAAGCGCCGCGCCGCCTTCATCTTCGCGCCGCCGGAGGGGATGGATGCTCACAAGTGGCCGGCCCTGGTGAGCCTGGACGAATCCTTCTACTTCAAGCCCGACGCCGGCATGTTGCTGGGCTCACCGGCCAACGCCGACCCGGTGGCCCCCCATGACGTGCAGCCCGAAGAGCTGGATATCGCCCTCGGCATCTACCAGATCGAGGAACACACCACCATGAGCATTCGCCGCCCCGCGCGGGTGTGGGCCGGTCTGCGTTCCTTCTTCCCGGATGGCGACCTGGTGTCGGGTTACGACCCGCGCACGCCGGCTTTCTACTGGGTAGCGGGGCAGGGCGGCTATGGCATCCAGACCTCCGCCGCCATGGGCGAGGCCAGCGCTTGCCTGATCCTGCGCCAGCCGCTGCCGGAGCACCTGACCCGCTTCGGCCTCAGCGAGGCCCTGCTGTCCCCTGCGCGGCTGGGGTGACGGCGCAGGCGCTTTGCGCCACACTCGCGTCGCCGGGCCCCGCGTCCGGCGCCGATCTACCCGCTCCAGGAGCCGCCTCCATGACCCCCCGCCCCGATTCCTCGCTGGACAACTACCGGGCCATCGCCGATGCCATCGCCACGTTGTTCTTCCCCCATGCCGAGGTGGTGCTCCACGACTTGCGCACGCAGAAGATCGACTACATCGCCAACAACATCTCCAAACGCTGCGTCGGCGACGACGCGGCCCTGGAAGACATGCTCAGCGAAGAGGTGGACGAGCGGAACATCGGTCCCTACGAGAAGCTCAACTGGGACGGCCAGAAAATCCGCTCCGTGAGCACCGTGCTGCGTGACGGCCAGGGGGCGCCCCTCGCCGTGCTCTGCATCAACCTGAACATCTCCATGTTCGAAGCGGCCAAGGCGGCCCTGGACCTCTTCCTCTCCTCCAGCAAGCTCATTCCCCAGCCCGACGCTCTGTTCCGCGACGACTGGCAGGAACGCATCAACACCTTCCTGCACAACTGGCTGCGCCAGCGTCAGTTGGGCCTCAACCTGCTCACCCGCGATCACAAGCGCGAACTGGTCCTGGCCCTGCACGCCGAAGGCGCCTTCAAGGGCAAAAGCGCGGCGAACTACGTGGCCAACGTCCTCAACATGGGCCGCGCCACCGTCTACAAGCACCTCAAGGAGCTGAAGGAAGAGACGGTGTAGCCGGGCCCATCGTTGCGGTGGCGAATGCATTCGCCAGGTCGATGGGGCTGGAGCAACCGGCCTGACCAGGTCAATACTTTCGCTCTGACCTTCGAGCCGGAGCTGCCCATGGCCCACCCCAACGCCGAACTCATCACCCGCTTCTACCAGGCCTTCCAGCGCCTCGATGCCGAGACCATGGCGTCCTGCTACAGCCCCGACGTGCACTTCAGTGATCCGGTCTTCACCGACCTCAATGGCGCGGAGGCCGCCGACATGTGGCGCATGCTCGCCAGCCGCGCCCAGCAGTTCAGCCTGACCTTCGACGGTGTCGAAGCCGATGACCTCACCGGCCGCGCCAACTGGGTGGCCACCTACCTGTTCAGCCAGACCGGACGCATGGTGGAAAACCGCATCCAGGCGCGCTTTCTCTTCTCCGACGGCAAGATCATCGAGCACCACGACAGCTTCGATCTCTGGCGTTGGGCGCGCCAGGCCCTGGGCGGCAAGGGACTGTTGCTGGGCTGGTTGCCTGCGGTGCAGAACGCCATCCGCAAGCAGGCCGCGAAAGGCCTGGCTGCCTACCGGGCCGGCGCATTGAAAGACTTGTCCTGATAGGCGTCGACATTGCCTAATGCGGCGGCTTTCCATCAGGACCCCGCAATGCCCGAATCCGTTGAAGCCACGCCCGCCGCCAAGCCCTGGTTCGTCTATCTGGT contains the following coding sequences:
- a CDS encoding transcriptional regulator; amino-acid sequence: MTPRPDSSLDNYRAIADAIATLFFPHAEVVLHDLRTQKIDYIANNISKRCVGDDAALEDMLSEEVDERNIGPYEKLNWDGQKIRSVSTVLRDGQGAPLAVLCINLNISMFEAAKAALDLFLSSSKLIPQPDALFRDDWQERINTFLHNWLRQRQLGLNLLTRDHKRELVLALHAEGAFKGKSAANYVANVLNMGRATVYKHLKELKEETV
- a CDS encoding FAD-binding oxidoreductase; translation: MNQADFIIIGAGIAGASTGFWLSRHGRVLVLEREEHAGYHSTGRSAALYTVAYGTPQVRALTAASRAFFDAPPEGFSEHPLLTPRGEMVVDFTGDPDELKRQFDSALENVAEMQMLTPDEACALVPVLRRDKVQGAMLDPSAADIDTDALHQGYLRGIRRNGGEIRHSCEVTGVQRQDEQWRVSTSQGDFQAPVLINAAGAWCDQLAQLAGVQPLGLQPKRRAAFIFAPPEGMDAHKWPALVSLDESFYFKPDAGMLLGSPANADPVAPHDVQPEELDIALGIYQIEEHTTMSIRRPARVWAGLRSFFPDGDLVSGYDPRTPAFYWVAGQGGYGIQTSAAMGEASACLILRQPLPEHLTRFGLSEALLSPARLG
- a CDS encoding nuclear transport factor 2 family protein, which translates into the protein MAHPNAELITRFYQAFQRLDAETMASCYSPDVHFSDPVFTDLNGAEAADMWRMLASRAQQFSLTFDGVEADDLTGRANWVATYLFSQTGRMVENRIQARFLFSDGKIIEHHDSFDLWRWARQALGGKGLLLGWLPAVQNAIRKQAAKGLAAYRAGALKDLS